CGCTTCACAGCAACGCCGTTGTGCTTCTTGATGTGGCCGATAAGCGGCTTGGCAAGGCGTTGTTCCTTCTGGTCATCAAAGCCGAGCTGCACGGCGTTATAGCCGTCCTTGCTCGCCTGTGTTTTGACCTGAAGCACGCGGTTCGGCCCTGCGAGCACGACGGTGACGGGAATCAACACACCGTTTGCGTCATAAACGCGGGTGTGGCCGAGTTTCTTTCCTAAAAGTCCAATTGGCATAACAGCTCAGATCTTAATGGTGATGTCCACACCGGCCGGCAGGTTGAGCTTCTTCAGCTCGTCCACGGTCTTCGCGGTCGGCTCGATGATATCGATGAGCCGTTTATGGGTGCGTTGTTCGAAAGTTTCCTGCGACTTCTTGTCAGAGTGCGGAGAGCGTTGAACTGTGAAGCGTTCGACGCGTGTGGGAAGCGGGATCGGTCCTGC
This genomic stretch from Verrucomicrobiia bacterium harbors:
- the rpsJ gene encoding 30S ribosomal protein S10, giving the protein MAGQRIRIRLKAFDHRVIDQSARDIADTVKRTGARVAGPIPLPTRVERFTVQRSPHSDKKSQETFEQRTHKRLIDIIEPTAKTVDELKKLNLPAGVDITIKI